CTCGGCGTAGTCGAGGCCGTAGCCGACGACGAACTCGTTGGGGATGTCGAAGCCGACCCACTCCACGTCGATGGCGACCTTCGCGGCCTCGGGCTTGCGCAGCAGGGTGCACACCTTGAGGGAGGCGGGCTCGCGCGAGCCGAGGTTGGAGATCAGCCAGGACAGGGTCAGGCCGGAGTCGATGATGTCCTCGACGATCAGGACGTGCTTGCCCTTGATGTCGGTGTCGAGGTCCTTGAGGATCCGCACGACACCGGAGGACTGGGTGCCGGCGCCGTACGACGACACGGCCATCCAGTCCATGGTGACGGGGGTGGACAGCGCCCGGGCGAGGTCGGCCATGACCATCACCGCGCCCTTGAGGACGCCGACGATGAGCAGGTCCTTGCCCGCGTACTCCGCGTCGATCTTCGCGGCCAGCTCGGCCAGCTTCGCGTCGATCTCTTCTTTGGTGATGAGCACCTGCTGGAGCTCGGCACCCATGTCTTTCGCGTCCACCCGCATCACTTTCGGTCGTCCCACCGGCTGGTCCCTGCCGCTCTCACGACCCGCTCGAGGGCCGGTGGGAGGGTCCGGTTTCAGCCTTGCCGAATCACCAGTCTGCCACCCTGGCGCTGCGCGACGACTTTGCCGGGGAGATTGATGGCTCCCTGACCGCGCCAGCCGGTGATCAGCCGGTCGACTTCCTCGATGTGGCGGGCGAACAGCGCACCGGCGGGCGCCCCGGCCTCGATGGCGGCGCGGCGCAGGATCCGACGGCGTACGGCGGGCGGCAGGGCGTACAGCTTGGCGCACTCCAGGAGGCCGGCCGAGTCGCGTACGGCGGCCTCGGCCTGGCCGGCCCAGGCGTCGAGGGCGTCGGCGTCGTCGCGGGAGAGCTGGGCGGTGCGGGCGAGGGCCTCCACGACGCCCTTGCCCAGCGCCTTCTCCAGGGCGGGCAGGCCTTCCTGGCGCAGCCGCGACCTGGTGTAGGCGGGATCGGAGTTGTGGGGGTCGTCCCAGACCGGGAGGGACTGGACCATGCAGGCCTTGCGGGCGGTCTGCCGGTCGAGCTGGAGGAAGGGGCGCCGGTAACGGCCGCCGGCCCCCGAGACCGCGGCCATTCCGGACAGGGAGCGGATGCCGGAGCCGCGGGCGAGGCCGAGCAGGACGGTTTCGGCCTGGTCGTCGCGGGTGTGGCCGAGCAGGACGGCGACGGCGCCGTGGCGGACGGCCGCGGTGTCGAGGGCGGCGTAGCGGGCGTCACGGGCGGCGGCCTCGGGTCCGCCTTGGCGGCCGACGGTCACGGCGATGGACTCGACCGGGTCGAGGCCGAGTTCGCGCATGCGCAGGACGACTTCCTCGGCGCGCAGGTCGGAGCCGGGCTGCAGACCGTGGTCGACGGTGACGGCGCCGGCACGGATGCCGAGTTTGGGGGCTTCGAAGGCGAGCGCGGAGGCGAGGGCCATGGAGTCGGCGCCGCCGGAGCATGCCACGAGCACGAGCGGGGAGGGGGGTCGCTCGTGCGGGGCGGTGCTCGGGGGCTCCTGCGGGGCCTGGCCGGGGAGTTCGTACGACGGCTCGCGCGCCGTGTCGTACACGGCGGACATGACGCCGGTCGATGTCACGGACGGCGCCATGGGCAGCGCCATGTGCGGGATCTCGTACGAGGTCGCGCGCGCGGTGGCGGGCGCGGGGGCGTCGGTGGGGTGGCTGTGTTCGTTGAGGATGTCGTGGAGGACGCGGCGGACCGCCAGGCGTATCGCCGCGACCGCAGGATGGGGACCCATTGTCCGGTTCCCTTCATGAAATTGTCGGGGGGTGAGCCCGAGTTCGGTCACTCAGAGTGTGTAGATGGTGACAGAACCGGGCCGTTCCCCGAGCATTGCACGCCTACCCATCGCTCACGGTCCCTCGGACGGGTGATTGAAGGGGCGTTCGCCTGCCGTCGGCCGGATTCGGTTCACGACGTTCGTATGAGATGCACGACTCGGCGCGTGATTCACGACTCCGCCTTGCGGTGCACCCGCGCGATCCAATCCGCCGGTTTGGCGATCTCCGTCTTGGTCGGGAGGGTGTTCGGGGAGGTCCACACGCGGTTGAAGCCGTCCATGCCGACCTGGTCCACGACCGCCCGTACGAAGCGTTCGCCGTCGCGGTACTGCCTGAGTTTGGCATCCAGACCCAGCAGCTTGCGCAGGGCCATGTCGAGCCTCGACGCACCCTTGGCGCGTCGCTGCTGGAACTTCTCGCGGATCTCGGCGACGGTCGGGACGACCTGGGGGCCGACCCCGTCCATCACGAAGTCGGCGTGGCCCTCCAGGAGCGACATCACGGCGGTGAGCCGGCCGAGGATCTCCCGCTGGGCCGGGGTCTGCACCAGTTCGACGAAGGACCGTCCGCCGTCGTCCTCCTCGGCCTCGGGGCGGCCGCCCGCGAGCGACTGCGCGGCCTCGCGGATGCGCTCCAGGACGGTCATGGGGTCGACGTCCGTCTCCCCCAAGAACGACTGGATTTCGCCCTCCAGGTGGTCCCGCAGCCAGGGCACGGCGGTGAACTGCGTGCGGTGCGTCTCCTCGTGCAGGGTCACCCACAGGCGGAAGTCGTGGGGCTGTACGTCGAGTTCGCGCTCCACGTGCACGATGTTCGGGGCGACGAGCAGGAGTCGGCCGCCGCCGTTCTGGCCCGCCGGGAGTTCGCGGGTGGCCGGGGCGAAGGTCTCGTACTGGCCGAGGACGCGGGAGGCCAGGAAGGACAGCAGCATCCCGAGTTCGACGCCGGTGACCTTGCCGCCGACCGCGCCGAGGACCGCGCCGCCGGTGCTGCCGCTGCGGCGCTCCTGCATCTTTTCGAGCAGGGGCTTGAGGATCTCGCGGAACCCTGCGACGTTCGCCCGCACCCAGCCGGGGCGGTCCACGACGAGGACGGGGGTGTCGTGGGTGTCCTCCGTGCCCATACGAGTGAAGCCCCGGACGTGTTCCTCCGAGGCCTTGGCATGTCGGCGCAGCTCGGCGACGACGGCCCGGGCCTCGTCGCGGCTCACCTCGGGGCCCGGCCGTACGAGCCGGGTCGCGGTCGCCACCGCGAGATTCCAGTCGACCATCTCGGCACCACCGATGCTCGTCATGTGTCAACCGTACGTGAGCGTTCCCACTTGGGGCAGGCCGTGGGGGCTGGCGGGGCCGCGGTGCCTTTGGGGGTTGCTCGGCGTGGTGGTGGCGTACTTGGGTCGGCAGGGGCGGCGCGTGTTCGGGCGGCGCCCGGCGTTGCGGGCCGTGCCCACCCGTTCCGCCCCAGCGGAACGACTGCCCACGGCGGGGGCGGGGTCAGCCGCAGCCGCACGCTGACAGGGCCGTTGCCGTTCTGTCCAGGGCCGACTGGGCTGCCGCCGGGTCCGTCGTGTTCGTGGCCAGGAAGGCGAAGGCCAGTAGGCGGCCGTCCTGGTCGACCACCGTGCCGGCCAGGGCGT
Above is a window of Streptomyces sp. DT2A-34 DNA encoding:
- the hpt gene encoding hypoxanthine phosphoribosyltransferase; the protein is MRVDAKDMGAELQQVLITKEEIDAKLAELAAKIDAEYAGKDLLIVGVLKGAVMVMADLARALSTPVTMDWMAVSSYGAGTQSSGVVRILKDLDTDIKGKHVLIVEDIIDSGLTLSWLISNLGSREPASLKVCTLLRKPEAAKVAIDVEWVGFDIPNEFVVGYGLDYAEKYRNLPFVGTLAPHVYGG
- the tilS gene encoding tRNA lysidine(34) synthetase TilS; protein product: MGPHPAVAAIRLAVRRVLHDILNEHSHPTDAPAPATARATSYEIPHMALPMAPSVTSTGVMSAVYDTAREPSYELPGQAPQEPPSTAPHERPPSPLVLVACSGGADSMALASALAFEAPKLGIRAGAVTVDHGLQPGSDLRAEEVVLRMRELGLDPVESIAVTVGRQGGPEAAARDARYAALDTAAVRHGAVAVLLGHTRDDQAETVLLGLARGSGIRSLSGMAAVSGAGGRYRRPFLQLDRQTARKACMVQSLPVWDDPHNSDPAYTRSRLRQEGLPALEKALGKGVVEALARTAQLSRDDADALDAWAGQAEAAVRDSAGLLECAKLYALPPAVRRRILRRAAIEAGAPAGALFARHIEEVDRLITGWRGQGAINLPGKVVAQRQGGRLVIRQG
- a CDS encoding zinc-dependent metalloprotease, with protein sequence MTSIGGAEMVDWNLAVATATRLVRPGPEVSRDEARAVVAELRRHAKASEEHVRGFTRMGTEDTHDTPVLVVDRPGWVRANVAGFREILKPLLEKMQERRSGSTGGAVLGAVGGKVTGVELGMLLSFLASRVLGQYETFAPATRELPAGQNGGGRLLLVAPNIVHVERELDVQPHDFRLWVTLHEETHRTQFTAVPWLRDHLEGEIQSFLGETDVDPMTVLERIREAAQSLAGGRPEAEEDDGGRSFVELVQTPAQREILGRLTAVMSLLEGHADFVMDGVGPQVVPTVAEIREKFQQRRAKGASRLDMALRKLLGLDAKLRQYRDGERFVRAVVDQVGMDGFNRVWTSPNTLPTKTEIAKPADWIARVHRKAES